In Streptomyces sp. TLI_146, the genomic stretch CGGCCTCCGCGAGGTCATCGCGGTGCGGGCAGGGAAGAGGCCGCTCGTGCACCCCCCTCTGTACACCGACGCGCTGCTGCGGATCTGGGGCACCGCCGACCCTCCTGGCCTGCGGCTCGCCGGTCAGGTCGACGTGACCAACCAGACCGCGCTTGTGAGCCATCTGCTCGCCATGGACCAGGCCCCCGCGGACGTCACGCTGGACCTCAACGAGGTCACGTTCCTGAACTTCGCCTCACTTCACGTACTGGTGACCTTCGCCGAGCTGCTGGAACCCGGCCGCCGCCTGATCGTGCACACCCGGACCGGTGCCGTCGCCCAGATGCTCCGCGCCTGCGGCTGGGACCGGCCCGAGGTGCCGCTGACCCTGCTTGAGGAGATCCCCGATGAGTAGTCCGCGCGCGCCGTC encodes the following:
- a CDS encoding STAS domain-containing protein, which translates into the protein MHPPLYTDALLRIWGTADPPGLRLAGQVDVTNQTALVSHLLAMDQAPADVTLDLNEVTFLNFASLHVLVTFAELLEPGRRLIVHTRTGAVAQMLRACGWDRPEVPLTLLEEIPDE